In the genome of Paralichthys olivaceus isolate ysfri-2021 chromosome 10, ASM2471397v2, whole genome shotgun sequence, the window ATCCTCTGAAGGAAAGAGCAGATTCTCTTTCCTCATTGGCCACTACAGCAGAGGTAAGttgtgtgagaaagaaaataactgTGCTCCTGTTTGCATGAAGCAAGATCCCAACAGATAACACTGTGTAGTTTGGTTTTGAATTCTGGATTAGGGTTAAAGTTAGGATTAGTCGACTATGGTTTTGCGATGTTTTAATATTCCTCTGTATCCACATTTAgctgcatttttaatttgcacTCAAATAAGAAAAATGAGATCTAACCCGTCACAGATtcaatattttttcatgtttatctcaactacaaacgtgtgtgtttatgtgtttgtgtgtagctgACTTCGATGACAAGTACCAGTTGCTTTACAAGATTAATAATAGAGGCTTAGGATCAGTCTATGCTGGTCAGAGAAATTCAGATTTTCAACCGGTAAGTGGAATCATATCTATTTTCACATCATTTACACAGTCACCATCCATACTTTCACCATACTGTGCTGACCAAATGTACTGATATATGATTCTATCCTGCAGGTGGCGATCAAACACATGCCCAAACGAAATGAGAAAATTGGAACATTTGTGAGTAACTCAATCAAATGGATCATTTTCGATTTTTGTTGTTCTTATATTTCTGTAGTtgatgaggaaaacacacacacacagttgcagaAACACTAATATTGTATTGTTTTCCATCAGGTCTTCGATGGGCAGAATCATCAAATCCCCTTGGAGGTGCTCGTCATGACGGCAGCAGCAGGTCCAGCAGGCTTGGCGGGCAAATCTGCAGTTGTACAGTTTTTAGATTGGTACGATCTAGGTGATGAGATTTTCCTGGTCATGGAGAGACCGGTCCCCTGTGTCGACCTGTTTGACCACCTACAGGACAACTGTGGCCAACTGGACGAGCACAAGGCAAAGGTACTGAAGCAGTTTGAGTTGTCAGACATTTTTTAAGCTGCACTAGACTGCTTCTGAACCTGTCATCACtttgaaacatttcatttgactCCAACCAAAACTAGATTGAAACTCAATTTAAACATAAGTTCTTTAAACACCTATAGTTTCTTGAGCATTGATTTCTGGTGGGAAGCTCCAGGAAGCTTACTACATCAAACCTGTTTGATGAAAAGCTGCTACTTTGACAATAATCAGTGTAACTTCAGTCCCTTCTTCACCACTCTAactcatctgtgtctctgtatttctgtttcagatcatcatgaagcagctggtgGAGGCAGCCATAGAGATGCACGCCATGAATATGTTCCATCGGGACCTCAAATTGGAGAACATCCTGATCCAAACCACCTCTGATGGTCCTCGAGTGCGGATCATAAACTTTGGATGTGGCTGCTATGCAAAAGATACCCCTTACCACTCTTTCTCTGGTACGGTTCTGTTGCTGCTCTTCATTCATCTGTTGATCTTTGTATTGATGACTTTCACTAAAGTCCCCACCTCTTCCCTTatcctttgtttctttctgtctccgTCTATTTTGCATACAGGAACCTATTCATGTGCTCCTCCAGAGTTTTTTACAACAAACAGTTACGAGGCCCTCCCCACCACAGTCTGGCAGTTGggtgtgctgctgtttgagttGGTGGATGGAAGCACACGATTTAACACCTGTGCCTTCATCCGCAGTGGGATGAAATTCAACAATGAGCTGTCCCATGGTAAAATCAGAGTAGCTTTGTTTTCGTATTAATAGTGTGCAGTTATAGTGTTCCTTCCATGTCGCAGTATATCAGTGCAGATTCCAGACTaatctttcctttctcttctgTCGTCTCTCTTCTCAGAGTGCCAGGATCTGTTGCGCATGT includes:
- the LOC109631120 gene encoding serine/threonine-protein kinase pim-2-like: MFQITNELRFLTSKNSNSTKIIYKNRLVTDKIMASTEAETPSKRKRGDNNDTDTSPSSGGQSSSEGKSRFSFLIGHYSRADFDDKYQLLYKINNRGLGSVYAGQRNSDFQPVAIKHMPKRNEKIGTFVFDGQNHQIPLEVLVMTAAAGPAGLAGKSAVVQFLDWYDLGDEIFLVMERPVPCVDLFDHLQDNCGQLDEHKAKIIMKQLVEAAIEMHAMNMFHRDLKLENILIQTTSDGPRVRIINFGCGCYAKDTPYHSFSGTYSCAPPEFFTTNSYEALPTTVWQLGVLLFELVDGSTRFNTCAFIRSGMKFNNELSHECQDLLRMCLAVYSDKRATLERIREHPWLSCSCVNCDK